In Leptidea sinapis chromosome 8, ilLepSina1.1, whole genome shotgun sequence, a single window of DNA contains:
- the LOC126965795 gene encoding uncharacterized protein LOC126965795 isoform X1: protein MVDWDLVLISIIADEEEGAQANNRDRRRFWVDNLWKERESKGEFNNLFNDLKYDVQKFYDYHRMDYEKFQALLNICRPYIEKQRTNFRNPIEADQRLSLCLRFLITGSSFKSLGYSYRMGFSTVRSIVHETCRVIWNALRPSVMPKPTREKWTRIAMEFDEKWNFPNCIGAIDGKHFKIKAPRNSGSLYINYKKFFSIVLLAVVDANYKFVIADVGSYGRNSDGGIMQNSIFGKKLTSNALDIPPKKRLPRTDLELPYVFVADEAFPLTTNIMRPFSGDRLTDEAMKIYNYRLSRARRIVENAFGILQERFELCQKGIQVQPKYVDNIILACTCLHNFIIGGTSTESQNIASVSINLENDNNMNNALDGMTVREMFKDYFRSDEGSIPWQNDIVNRH, encoded by the exons ATGGTAGATTGGGATTTGGTGTTGATATCGATTATTGCAGATGAAGAAGAAGGTGCACAGGCTAATAATAGGGATAGAAGAAGATTTTGGGTTGATAATTTATGGAAAGAAAGGGAATCAAAGGgtgaattcaataatttatttaatgatttaaaatacgACGTGCAAAAATTTTATGACTATCATAGAATGGATTATGAGAAATTTCAAGCACTGTTGAATATATGTCGACCATATATCGAAAAACAGAGGACCAATTTTCGCAACCCCATTGAAGCCGATCAGAGATTATCCTTGTGTTTGAG ATTTTTGATCACGGGAAGTAGCTTCAAGTCTCTAGGTTACAGCTATCGCATGGGGTTTAGTACAGTGCGCTCTATCGTACATGAAACTTGCCGAGTCATTTGGAATGCCCTAAGACCTAGTGTTATGCCAAAACCAACAAGGGAAAAATGGACGCGAATCGCGATGGAATTTGATGAAAAATGGAATTTCCCGAACTGCATCGGTGCAATAGATGGTAAACATTTCAAGATAAAAGCACCTCGCAATAGTGGAAGTCTCTACATAAActataaaaagtttttcagtATCGTACTACTAGCGGTTGTGGatgcaaattataaatttgtgatTGCAGATGTAGGATCATATGGACGAAATAGTGATGGAGGTATAATGCAAAACTCaatatttggaaaaaaattgaCTTCTAATGCCCTCGATATTCCCCCAAAAAAACGTTTACCGAGGACAGATCTTGAGTTGCCGTATGTTTTTGTAGCAGACGAGGCTTTTCCGTTAACCACAAACATTATGAGACCATTTAGTGGCGATCGATTGACAGATGaagcaatgaaaatatacaattatcgTTTGAGTAGAGCCAGGCGTATCGTCGAAAATGCATTTGGTATACTTCAAGAACGTTTCGAATTATGTCAAAAAGGAATTCAGGTTCAACCAAAATATGTTGATAATATCATTTTAGCATGTACTTGCTTACACAATTTCATCATAGGTGGTACAAGCACAGAAAGCCAAAATATAGcaagtgtaagcattaatttAGAAAACGATAATAATATGAACAATGCATTAGATGGTATGACAGTACGGGAGATGTTTAAAGATTACTTTAGGTCTGATGAGGGCTCTATTCCATGGCAAAACGATATTGTAAATAGACATTAA
- the LOC126965795 gene encoding uncharacterized protein LOC126965795 isoform X2, with translation MVDWDLVLISIIADEEEGAQANNRDRRRFWVDNLWKERESKGEFNNLFNDLKYDVQKFYDYHRMDYEKFQALLNICRPYIEKQRTNFRNPIEADQRLSLCLRFLITGSSFKSLGYSYRMGFSTVRSIVHETCRVIWNALRPSVMPKPTREKWTRIAMEFDEKWNFPNCIGAIDDVGSYGRNSDGGIMQNSIFGKKLTSNALDIPPKKRLPRTDLELPYVFVADEAFPLTTNIMRPFSGDRLTDEAMKIYNYRLSRARRIVENAFGILQERFELCQKGIQVQPKYVDNIILACTCLHNFIIGGTSTESQNIASVSINLENDNNMNNALDGMTVREMFKDYFRSDEGSIPWQNDIVNRH, from the exons ATGGTAGATTGGGATTTGGTGTTGATATCGATTATTGCAGATGAAGAAGAAGGTGCACAGGCTAATAATAGGGATAGAAGAAGATTTTGGGTTGATAATTTATGGAAAGAAAGGGAATCAAAGGgtgaattcaataatttatttaatgatttaaaatacgACGTGCAAAAATTTTATGACTATCATAGAATGGATTATGAGAAATTTCAAGCACTGTTGAATATATGTCGACCATATATCGAAAAACAGAGGACCAATTTTCGCAACCCCATTGAAGCCGATCAGAGATTATCCTTGTGTTTGAG ATTTTTGATCACGGGAAGTAGCTTCAAGTCTCTAGGTTACAGCTATCGCATGGGGTTTAGTACAGTGCGCTCTATCGTACATGAAACTTGCCGAGTCATTTGGAATGCCCTAAGACCTAGTGTTATGCCAAAACCAACAAGGGAAAAATGGACGCGAATCGCGATGGAATTTGATGAAAAATGGAATTTCCCGAACTGCATCGGTGCAATAGATG ATGTAGGATCATATGGACGAAATAGTGATGGAGGTATAATGCAAAACTCaatatttggaaaaaaattgaCTTCTAATGCCCTCGATATTCCCCCAAAAAAACGTTTACCGAGGACAGATCTTGAGTTGCCGTATGTTTTTGTAGCAGACGAGGCTTTTCCGTTAACCACAAACATTATGAGACCATTTAGTGGCGATCGATTGACAGATGaagcaatgaaaatatacaattatcgTTTGAGTAGAGCCAGGCGTATCGTCGAAAATGCATTTGGTATACTTCAAGAACGTTTCGAATTATGTCAAAAAGGAATTCAGGTTCAACCAAAATATGTTGATAATATCATTTTAGCATGTACTTGCTTACACAATTTCATCATAGGTGGTACAAGCACAGAAAGCCAAAATATAGcaagtgtaagcattaatttAGAAAACGATAATAATATGAACAATGCATTAGATGGTATGACAGTACGGGAGATGTTTAAAGATTACTTTAGGTCTGATGAGGGCTCTATTCCATGGCAAAACGATATTGTAAATAGACATTAA